A part of Aegilops tauschii subsp. strangulata cultivar AL8/78 chromosome 2, Aet v6.0, whole genome shotgun sequence genomic DNA contains:
- the LOC141041285 gene encoding uncharacterized protein, whose product MTSSSLSSTYLNGRRYTWSNKRNAPTLEKLDRVLVSMDWKQSHSSSLLSALSTSISDHCPLHLVLDPDLRRGRHFHFESSCIKVDGFQEVVRQAWTAHQAVLNPFKRLAAKLKATAKALARWSARYIGNIKQQLLIATEVILRLDVAMENRTLSNAEVELRRTLKQKLLGLASLQRSIARQRSRVLWLKDGDASTEFFHNHASHRRRKNFISS is encoded by the coding sequence ATGACCTCGAGCTCATTGAGCTCTACGTACCTTAACGGCAGGAGATACACATGGTCCAACAAGCGCAACGCGCCAACATTGGAGAAATTGGATAGGGTGCTCGTCTCGATGGACTGGAAGCAGTCGCACTCATCATCATTACTTTCGGCACTCAGCACCAGCATTTCGGACCACTGTCCGCTGCACCTTGTGCTTGATCCGGACCTGCGTAGAGGGAGACACTTTCACTTTGAGTCCTCTTGCATCAAGGTGGACGGGTTTCAGGAGGTAGTTCGACAGGCTTGGACGGCTCACCAGGCGGTACTAAACCCATTCAAGAGGCTTGCGGCCAAGCTCAAGGCCACAGCAAAGGCGCTGGCGAGATGGAGCGCTCGATATATTGGCAACATAAAACAGCAGCTGCTAATCGCTACCGAGGTTATTCTCAGACTGGATGTGGCAATGGAGAATAGGACACTGTCGAACGCGGAAGTTGAGCTGAGGCGCACGCTAAAGCAAAAGCTGCTGGGGCTTGCATCTCTACAGCGATCCATTGCTAGGCAACGATCCCGGGTGCTATGGCTCAAGGACGGCGATGCCAGCACAGAGTTTTTCCACAACCATGCGAGCCACAGGAGGAGGAAGAACTTCATTTCAAGCTGA